The Oceanispirochaeta sp. M1 genome has a window encoding:
- a CDS encoding peptidylprolyl isomerase, translated as MTIAEKSVVSIDYTLRDSKGDVIDASEKGTPLVYLHGSGALIPGLEKELNDKKSGDKLKVTVPPKDAYGEHMPQLIQKLPKENFQGVDELEVGMEFEANGADGHVMVVRIDEIEGDEVTINGNHPLAGMTLEFEVAVADVRVATAEELEHGHVHGEHGHHHE; from the coding sequence ATGACAATTGCAGAAAAGAGTGTTGTTTCCATAGATTATACCCTCCGTGACAGTAAGGGAGATGTAATTGATGCATCCGAGAAAGGAACCCCCCTCGTCTATCTTCACGGTTCAGGAGCTCTGATTCCGGGCCTCGAAAAAGAACTGAATGACAAGAAATCCGGTGATAAACTTAAAGTAACTGTGCCTCCCAAGGATGCCTACGGTGAACATATGCCTCAACTTATCCAGAAACTGCCCAAAGAGAATTTTCAGGGTGTGGATGAACTGGAAGTGGGTATGGAATTTGAAGCCAACGGTGCAGATGGTCATGTTATGGTTGTCAGAATCGATGAGATTGAGGGTGACGAGGTCACTATTAATGGAAATCATCCCCTTGCGGGAATGACTCTGGAGTTTGAAGTAGCTGTTGCAGATGTAAGAGTAGCCACAGCAGAAGAACTGGAACACGGTCATGTTCATGGAGAACATGGACACCACCACGAATAG
- a CDS encoding glycosyltransferase, which translates to MNIAIFSDAFYPQINGVVTSIVSVASNMAERGHRVIIVAPSYRHLEEIDIPGVKIIRVPSISASFYEDFKWTNPFSFTTYKTLRKENIDLIHFMTPIFISMLGIKFARKRGLPVVGTFHTFIADPSYSEHMFSGPVKVSEEVIWKYLNLYYDCADYVTAPTEEAVRIISENGCTAPLEAVSNGIDFKQFDNSRSDEFSKKYSLGNQVVLYVGRVAYEKNLNVLIDAFDLVYRENKDAQLLIVGDGPQRHLFEEQAAGKDCGDNVIFTGALSHSELVHSGIFKAVSLFATASVTETQGITILEAQANSLICVGAEEGGVVNLIEDGVNGYLVPPGDSNLMAERISHVLKHRDDLADMERKALEMVDIHRMDKIIDRWEEIYTELYENRDSLAEKDYLHFNTLLKFTKSLKVDFQYLLDKIRKPRTMWARNFDRNAAKHTLLKKLPLHKIPVDKIPGTAHLRTGINRLHKISSTALHSRRRG; encoded by the coding sequence ATGAATATTGCAATTTTTTCAGATGCCTTCTATCCCCAGATTAACGGAGTGGTGACCTCTATTGTCTCTGTGGCATCTAATATGGCCGAGCGCGGTCATCGGGTTATTATTGTTGCTCCCAGTTATAGACATCTTGAAGAGATCGATATCCCCGGTGTAAAAATTATAAGGGTACCTTCAATTTCGGCCTCATTTTACGAAGACTTTAAATGGACAAATCCATTCAGTTTTACCACATATAAAACTCTCAGGAAAGAGAATATTGACCTGATCCACTTTATGACGCCTATTTTTATCTCCATGCTGGGGATTAAATTTGCCAGGAAAAGAGGTCTTCCTGTTGTGGGAACCTTCCATACATTTATCGCTGATCCCAGTTACTCCGAACATATGTTCAGCGGGCCGGTTAAGGTTTCCGAAGAAGTCATCTGGAAGTATCTTAATCTTTATTATGACTGTGCCGATTATGTGACAGCTCCCACCGAAGAAGCTGTCCGTATTATCTCTGAGAATGGCTGTACAGCCCCTCTTGAAGCGGTATCAAACGGTATTGATTTTAAGCAGTTTGACAACAGCCGCTCTGATGAGTTCAGTAAGAAATACTCTCTGGGGAATCAGGTTGTTCTCTATGTGGGGCGTGTAGCCTATGAGAAGAATCTGAACGTTCTTATTGATGCCTTTGATCTTGTTTACCGTGAGAATAAGGACGCCCAGCTTCTGATTGTGGGTGACGGTCCACAGAGACATCTCTTTGAAGAACAGGCCGCCGGAAAGGACTGTGGTGACAATGTAATTTTTACGGGTGCTTTGAGTCACTCTGAACTTGTTCATTCCGGTATTTTTAAAGCCGTATCTCTTTTCGCCACAGCTTCTGTTACAGAGACCCAGGGGATTACTATCCTGGAGGCTCAGGCAAACAGTCTTATCTGTGTGGGAGCTGAAGAGGGCGGTGTTGTCAACCTTATAGAAGACGGAGTCAACGGTTATCTGGTTCCTCCCGGAGACAGTAATCTTATGGCTGAAAGGATCAGCCATGTCCTGAAGCACCGAGATGATCTGGCTGATATGGAGCGGAAGGCTCTGGAGATGGTGGACATTCACCGTATGGATAAAATCATAGACCGCTGGGAAGAGATATATACCGAACTGTATGAAAACAGGGACTCCCTTGCAGAGAAGGATTACCTCCATTTCAATACATTGCTGAAGTTTACAAAATCCCTGAAAGTAGATTTTCAGTATTTACTGGATAAAATCAGAAAACCGAGGACCATGTGGGCCCGTAATTTTGACAGAAACGCTGCAAAACATACATTGCTGAAGAAGCTCCCCCTGCACAAGATACCGGTAGATAAAATACCGGGTACTGCTCATCTGCGTACAGGGATCAACCGTCTTCATAAAATATCAAGTACTGCTCTTCACTCCCGCAGAAGAGGATGA
- a CDS encoding RND family transporter — translation MSINSFLRFTLKHSITIIIITFLMTIFMGYHAMHVQINPDPNSLMPQKNSRILRLKETLGVQSEKTNYLFLSIEGEDLYSLEVLQTYFDTISEVSGYEEVTHALTPFNFVFFDTKGKRILPTTMVDSGKAPADEAELELFKKRISNNPLADNFVVAAEGTMLNAIFSTKYSEDSEEFMRRFEKTIGPLQKLVTVRYSGDIPIGSRITFYLIRDFSILLVLAVLAMLTLFFLSFRAKRAIILPVIVVTIGAIWSVGFMSLAGFKLTLVSVIVPSLILTIGSSYTIHVLNEYFRNARAVEEGDVGWLVDAVEHVIRTVILAALTTIISFLSLLSTSMAPLQEFGLSIGIGIFFCAVLALFFLPATFKLMGPPHEHHKLRIDRGNLTKIVTKLGTWAGRHPYISLAMFLVLLGMFVIFYPNVKNQSDYLAYFPEDDQVILDTRTIIQHTGGSQGFNITISAPEGEEGYFLRPDVLQKVNGLEEELEQKRFVNSLLSFNGILKSMNQSISGEYEIPESKGLILLLNRYFRMISSDMFSLENDSSVMNSEATTLTIYMKVSNPETYNYLNEDDLRILLSEVDILLDEHLGDGMVTDLWGNTLLLLDASKTIKRDQFISTMLSMVLGVIVTFIFFRAMTYSLMALIPLLSGIFCYFIILYLFRIPLDMTTILVTNVTVGVGLDDAVHFLLQYRTQRKEHDYQEAIHSTLRITGRPIVLTTLSLVAGLLVLCFASFSPIVFFGVLIAGTLFSTMLGTVFFLPAALTLIEKVKARMKSSSSAGVKSST, via the coding sequence ATGAGCATAAACAGCTTTCTCCGTTTCACCCTCAAACACTCCATTACAATAATAATTATCACATTCCTGATGACTATTTTCATGGGCTATCATGCAATGCATGTACAGATAAACCCCGATCCCAACAGCCTGATGCCCCAGAAGAACAGTAGAATTCTGAGACTGAAGGAGACGCTGGGAGTTCAGTCAGAAAAAACAAACTATCTATTTCTTTCCATAGAAGGGGAAGATCTCTATTCCCTGGAGGTTCTTCAGACCTACTTTGATACAATCAGCGAAGTATCCGGATATGAGGAAGTTACTCATGCCCTGACACCCTTCAACTTTGTATTTTTTGATACCAAAGGAAAGAGGATTCTCCCTACAACCATGGTGGACAGTGGAAAAGCCCCCGCAGACGAAGCGGAACTGGAGCTCTTTAAAAAGAGAATTAGCAACAATCCTCTGGCGGATAATTTTGTTGTAGCCGCCGAGGGGACAATGCTCAACGCCATATTCTCTACAAAGTATTCAGAAGATTCCGAAGAGTTTATGAGACGCTTTGAAAAGACTATCGGTCCTCTACAGAAACTGGTAACTGTCAGATACAGTGGTGATATCCCCATAGGAAGCCGTATTACCTTTTACCTGATAAGGGACTTTTCCATTCTTCTGGTGCTGGCTGTACTGGCCATGCTCACTCTCTTCTTTCTCAGTTTCCGTGCCAAGCGGGCCATAATTCTCCCTGTGATAGTTGTCACAATCGGTGCCATATGGTCAGTAGGATTCATGTCACTGGCAGGCTTCAAACTGACATTAGTGAGTGTTATTGTCCCCTCACTTATTCTGACAATAGGGAGCTCTTATACTATTCATGTTCTGAATGAGTATTTCAGAAATGCCCGGGCCGTTGAAGAAGGCGATGTCGGCTGGCTGGTTGATGCGGTGGAACATGTTATCCGTACGGTAATTCTGGCTGCTCTGACAACAATCATAAGCTTTCTCAGTCTCCTGAGTACAAGCATGGCTCCTCTCCAGGAATTCGGACTGTCCATCGGTATAGGGATCTTTTTCTGTGCCGTGCTGGCTCTCTTCTTTCTGCCTGCCACATTCAAACTGATGGGTCCTCCCCATGAACATCATAAACTGAGAATAGACAGAGGAAATCTGACAAAAATTGTTACAAAACTGGGTACATGGGCGGGAAGACATCCCTATATCAGCCTCGCGATGTTTCTGGTTCTACTGGGAATGTTTGTAATTTTTTACCCCAATGTGAAAAATCAGTCAGACTATCTGGCATACTTCCCCGAGGATGATCAGGTGATTCTTGATACAAGAACAATTATACAACACACCGGAGGGTCTCAGGGATTCAATATTACAATATCGGCTCCCGAGGGAGAAGAGGGATATTTTCTTAGACCCGATGTTCTGCAGAAAGTGAATGGCCTGGAGGAGGAACTGGAACAGAAAAGATTCGTCAACAGCCTGCTCTCATTCAACGGCATCCTGAAATCTATGAACCAGTCTATTTCAGGTGAATATGAGATCCCCGAATCCAAAGGACTTATCCTACTGCTGAACCGCTATTTCAGAATGATTTCATCAGATATGTTTTCCCTTGAAAATGACAGCTCCGTCATGAACAGTGAGGCCACAACACTGACTATTTATATGAAGGTATCCAATCCCGAGACCTATAACTACCTGAATGAGGATGACCTGAGGATTCTCCTGTCGGAAGTGGATATTCTCCTTGATGAACATCTCGGCGACGGTATGGTCACTGATTTATGGGGAAATACTCTGCTTCTCCTGGATGCCTCTAAAACCATTAAGAGGGACCAATTTATCTCAACGATGCTCTCCATGGTACTTGGAGTCATTGTGACTTTTATCTTTTTCAGGGCAATGACCTACAGTCTGATGGCTCTTATCCCCCTGTTGAGCGGGATTTTCTGCTACTTCATCATCCTTTATCTGTTCAGGATTCCTCTGGATATGACAACCATACTGGTTACCAATGTAACCGTAGGTGTTGGACTGGATGATGCTGTTCATTTTCTACTTCAGTACAGAACACAACGAAAAGAACATGATTATCAGGAAGCCATCCATTCAACTCTGAGAATCACCGGACGTCCCATCGTTCTGACGACTCTCTCCCTGGTAGCAGGACTGCTTGTTCTATGCTTCGCCAGTTTCTCCCCCATTGTATTTTTCGGAGTCCTTATCGCAGGGACCCTGTTCTCTACAATGCTGGGAACCGTGTTTTTCCTCCCGGCGGCACTGACCCTTATAGAAAAGGTCAAAGCCAGGATGAAATCATCCTCTTCTGCGGGAGTGAAGAGCAGTACTTGA
- the lpdA gene encoding dihydrolipoyl dehydrogenase — protein MSEIKNIEVDTLVLGGGPGGYTAAFRAADLGQSVALIEKRAILGGVCLNEGCIPSKALLHLAQVINEAGEAHKFGIKFAKPELDLDGIRGHKDSVVGALTKGLGALAKQRKVQVLTGTGTFSSSSTLTVKGEDETEVSFKQAIIATGSSVLRLPMFPFDDPRVMDSTDALKLEEVPGSLLIVGGGIIGMEMATVYNAFGSEVSVVELMDQIIPPADPDLVKPLARMYKKKLKAIYTSVKVTKVEPQDKGLLVSFEGDGAPEPALYDKILVSIGRRPNTEGIGLENLGISPDERGFITVNEKRQTKASNIYAIGDITGQPMLAHKAVHEGRVAAEVISGEPAEFSPVCIPSVAYTDPEIAWTGLTEKDAAAQGIAYEKGVFPWAASGRSLSNGRNEGITKILYDPKTKRVLGAGICGNNAGELLAEANLAVEMGADLEDVSLTIHAHPTLSETFALAAEMAEGTITDLMPPKK, from the coding sequence ATGTCAGAAATAAAAAATATTGAAGTAGATACCCTGGTTCTGGGAGGCGGTCCGGGAGGATATACCGCCGCCTTCAGAGCAGCGGACCTGGGGCAGTCGGTAGCCCTTATAGAAAAGAGAGCAATCCTGGGGGGAGTGTGTCTTAACGAAGGGTGTATACCATCTAAGGCTCTCCTCCACCTGGCACAGGTTATCAATGAAGCCGGAGAAGCCCACAAGTTCGGAATCAAATTTGCTAAACCTGAGCTGGACCTTGATGGAATAAGGGGCCATAAAGATAGCGTTGTGGGTGCTCTCACCAAGGGCCTCGGGGCACTGGCTAAACAGAGGAAGGTCCAGGTTCTCACAGGAACCGGTACATTCAGTTCATCATCGACCCTGACAGTCAAGGGAGAGGATGAGACAGAGGTCAGTTTTAAACAGGCCATAATCGCTACAGGATCTTCTGTTCTGCGACTGCCCATGTTTCCCTTTGACGACCCGAGAGTCATGGACTCCACAGATGCCCTGAAGCTGGAGGAAGTTCCCGGAAGCCTTTTGATTGTGGGAGGTGGAATCATAGGTATGGAGATGGCCACTGTCTACAATGCCTTCGGATCTGAAGTGTCTGTTGTAGAACTGATGGATCAAATTATCCCTCCTGCAGATCCCGACCTGGTTAAACCGCTGGCCCGAATGTATAAGAAGAAACTGAAAGCCATATACACCTCAGTCAAAGTAACAAAGGTAGAGCCTCAGGATAAGGGACTCCTTGTAAGCTTTGAAGGTGACGGTGCTCCTGAACCTGCACTGTATGACAAAATACTGGTGAGCATCGGACGCCGACCCAACACAGAGGGAATTGGATTGGAGAATCTGGGTATCAGCCCCGATGAGAGGGGATTCATCACGGTCAATGAAAAAAGACAGACAAAAGCCTCAAATATCTATGCCATCGGTGATATTACAGGGCAACCCATGCTGGCCCACAAGGCAGTCCATGAAGGACGTGTTGCCGCAGAGGTTATATCGGGAGAACCTGCAGAGTTTTCACCTGTATGTATTCCATCAGTTGCCTATACAGATCCTGAAATTGCCTGGACAGGTCTGACAGAAAAAGATGCTGCAGCTCAGGGTATAGCCTATGAAAAAGGTGTTTTTCCATGGGCTGCATCAGGCAGATCCCTCAGTAATGGACGGAATGAGGGGATCACAAAGATTCTCTATGATCCGAAGACAAAGAGGGTTCTGGGAGCCGGTATATGCGGTAACAATGCAGGGGAACTCCTGGCAGAAGCCAACCTTGCGGTGGAGATGGGGGCCGATCTTGAAGACGTTTCCCTCACCATCCATGCCCACCCTACTCTGTCAGAGACCTTTGCCCTGGCGGCGGAGATGGCAGAAGGGACGATCACAGATCTTATGCCACCCAAAAAATAG
- a CDS encoding 2-oxo acid dehydrogenase subunit E2: MADIIEIRIPDLGSDDAVPVAEIFVKVGQEVEAEEALLALESDKAVMEIPSPVSGVIKEIKIKEGDKLKSGDLFALAELSSDSADSTAPADSIEAPPETDKSPAPPTVAAAAAKAPAPLAAPAPSKVAGGKKNHASPSVRRFARELGVDISVVEGTAPKGRITKEDIQNFVKELVKTGGGSGLPKAAYTDPSQFGSVTEEELTRIQKISGPHLHGSWVNIPHVTQYEQADISYLETWRKELNAKGSQGVKFSVLAFVVKALYKAMEEFPRFNSVLAPEGDRLYIRNYYNIGIAVDTPQGLLVPVIKDVDQKNLTEIVASIKDLALRGRDGKLKAADLQGAGISISNLGGIGGTSFTPIINPPEVAILGLSRSAMQPVWNGEEFQPRLMLPMSLSYDHRVIDGAMAARFVRHLADLLEDMKKILL, encoded by the coding sequence ATGGCAGATATAATTGAAATAAGAATTCCTGATTTAGGATCTGATGATGCTGTTCCTGTAGCCGAAATATTTGTGAAAGTCGGACAGGAGGTGGAGGCCGAAGAGGCCCTGCTGGCACTGGAAAGCGACAAGGCTGTTATGGAAATTCCCTCCCCTGTTTCGGGAGTGATTAAAGAGATTAAAATCAAGGAGGGGGATAAGCTGAAAAGCGGTGACCTCTTTGCCCTGGCTGAACTCAGTTCAGACAGTGCAGACAGCACGGCTCCTGCGGATTCTATAGAGGCTCCGCCTGAAACAGACAAATCTCCAGCGCCTCCGACAGTTGCAGCAGCTGCAGCAAAGGCCCCGGCTCCATTAGCAGCCCCGGCCCCTTCAAAAGTTGCAGGGGGAAAGAAAAATCATGCCTCTCCCTCAGTTCGGCGATTTGCCCGGGAACTGGGAGTGGATATCTCCGTAGTCGAAGGGACTGCACCCAAGGGAAGAATTACAAAAGAAGATATTCAGAACTTTGTAAAAGAACTGGTGAAAACAGGGGGAGGATCAGGCCTGCCAAAAGCAGCCTATACGGATCCCTCACAGTTCGGTTCTGTAACTGAAGAGGAGCTGACCAGAATACAGAAGATTTCAGGACCCCACCTCCACGGCAGCTGGGTAAATATTCCCCATGTGACTCAATATGAGCAGGCGGATATCAGCTATCTGGAAACCTGGAGAAAAGAGCTCAATGCCAAAGGCAGTCAGGGAGTAAAATTCTCGGTTCTCGCCTTTGTGGTTAAGGCCCTGTACAAAGCGATGGAAGAATTCCCCCGGTTCAACTCTGTTCTGGCTCCTGAAGGAGACAGACTCTATATCAGGAATTACTACAATATCGGAATTGCTGTGGATACTCCCCAGGGGCTGCTTGTCCCTGTAATAAAGGATGTTGATCAGAAAAACCTGACCGAAATTGTTGCCTCCATAAAAGATCTGGCTCTCCGGGGAAGAGATGGAAAACTAAAAGCCGCCGATCTCCAGGGTGCGGGAATCTCTATATCAAATCTGGGGGGAATAGGCGGAACATCCTTTACGCCCATAATAAATCCTCCGGAAGTAGCCATTCTGGGACTCTCCCGATCTGCTATGCAGCCGGTATGGAATGGTGAGGAGTTTCAACCCAGGCTGATGCTCCCCATGAGCCTCTCCTATGACCACAGGGTTATAGACGGAGCCATGGCGGCACGATTTGTCAGACACCTGGCGGATCTTCTGGAAGATATGAAGAAAATCCTTCTATAA
- the aceE gene encoding pyruvate dehydrogenase (acetyl-transferring), homodimeric type, protein MADYIDRDPEETREWLEALEAVVEEEGSEKAHFLIQKLIDRARKQGIKVPYRATTPYINTLTPEESEMMPGNTLIARDVAAYIRWNAMAMVVKANRKPGGLGGHIASFASSAALYEVGFDYFFKGPNAPDREDLIFFQGHSSPGMYARAFVEGRLSEEQLNHFREETEGKGLSSYPHPWLMPDFWQFPTVSMGLGPMQAIYQARFMKYMQARGHASVGDRKVWAFLGDGETDEPESQGAISLAAREKLDNLIFVINCNLQRLDGPVRGNGKIIQELEGNFRGAGWNVIKVIWGTEWDELLNKDKSGLLVKRMNECLDGEYQTMKARGGAYIREKFFGKYPELLELVKEKTDEQIFKLSRGGHDPRKIYAAYASAVKHKDQPTVILAKTVKGFGMGASGEAANTTHSQKKMDLDSLMVFRDRHNIPLKDEELYDVPFIRPAEDSKVMKFIRQQREGLGGYLPARNTKSTALPVPALDSFSSILKGSADKEMSTTMAFVRLLSTLAKNKEIGRNVVPIVPDEARTFGMEGMFRQLGIYSPYGQLYEPQDSQSVMWYKEDKKGQILEEGINEAGAFSSWLAAGTAYSHYGINMVPFYIFYSMFGFQRIGDLAWLAGDIRAKGFLIGATSGRTTLNGEGLQHQDGHGHVMAGTIPSCISYDPSYSYELAVIIQDGMRRMYDDNESIFYYISVTNENYVQPELPVGSEEGIRKGMYLFRKAAGKGKNVQLMGSGSIFQEVLAAAELLKSDWKVDSDIWSLPGINQLHREGVDCERWNLNHPEKKAKIPYVTQIMEGHEGPAVISTDYIRAYPEQIRRLIPNSLTVLGTDGYGRSDTREQLRRFFEMDRYYITLNALKGLVEQGDMDASVLGEALKKYNLDSEKSNPMTV, encoded by the coding sequence ATGGCAGATTATATTGATAGAGACCCTGAGGAAACCAGAGAATGGCTGGAAGCCCTGGAAGCAGTTGTTGAAGAAGAGGGATCTGAAAAGGCTCATTTTCTGATACAGAAGCTCATAGACAGGGCCAGAAAACAGGGCATCAAGGTTCCCTACAGGGCCACAACACCCTATATAAATACATTGACTCCCGAAGAGTCGGAAATGATGCCGGGCAACACCCTGATAGCCAGGGATGTTGCAGCCTATATCAGATGGAACGCAATGGCCATGGTAGTCAAAGCCAACAGAAAGCCCGGAGGCCTGGGCGGACATATCGCCAGTTTCGCCTCAAGCGCAGCACTCTATGAGGTAGGATTTGACTACTTCTTCAAGGGACCGAATGCCCCGGACAGGGAAGACCTGATCTTTTTTCAGGGACACTCTTCCCCGGGAATGTACGCCAGAGCTTTTGTAGAGGGCAGACTGAGTGAAGAACAACTGAACCATTTTAGAGAAGAGACCGAAGGAAAAGGACTCTCTTCCTACCCCCACCCCTGGCTTATGCCTGATTTCTGGCAGTTTCCCACAGTATCTATGGGACTGGGACCGATGCAGGCTATCTACCAGGCACGATTTATGAAGTATATGCAGGCCCGGGGACATGCCTCTGTGGGAGATAGAAAAGTATGGGCTTTCCTTGGTGACGGAGAAACCGATGAGCCTGAATCACAGGGAGCCATAAGCCTTGCAGCCAGAGAGAAACTGGACAACCTGATCTTTGTCATCAATTGCAACCTACAGCGCCTTGATGGACCTGTCCGTGGAAACGGTAAGATTATTCAGGAGCTGGAAGGAAACTTCAGAGGAGCCGGATGGAATGTCATCAAGGTTATCTGGGGTACAGAGTGGGACGAACTCCTTAATAAGGACAAGTCAGGACTCCTGGTAAAACGTATGAATGAGTGCCTTGACGGTGAATACCAAACCATGAAAGCCAGGGGAGGAGCCTATATCAGAGAAAAATTCTTCGGAAAATATCCTGAGCTCCTGGAACTGGTCAAAGAGAAAACTGATGAACAGATCTTCAAGCTCAGCCGGGGAGGTCACGACCCTCGTAAAATATATGCAGCCTATGCCTCTGCGGTGAAACATAAAGATCAGCCCACAGTTATCCTGGCTAAAACAGTCAAGGGATTTGGTATGGGAGCCTCCGGTGAGGCGGCCAATACTACCCACTCCCAGAAAAAAATGGATCTGGATTCCCTTATGGTATTCAGAGACCGGCACAATATTCCTCTGAAGGATGAAGAACTCTATGATGTTCCTTTCATCCGTCCGGCTGAAGACAGTAAGGTGATGAAGTTTATCCGCCAGCAGCGGGAAGGCCTGGGAGGGTATCTACCAGCCAGAAACACAAAATCGACAGCCCTGCCTGTACCGGCACTGGATAGTTTTTCATCCATTCTCAAGGGATCAGCTGACAAGGAGATGTCCACAACCATGGCATTTGTCCGTCTTCTGAGTACCCTGGCCAAAAACAAGGAAATAGGGAGAAATGTTGTTCCCATAGTTCCCGATGAGGCAAGAACCTTCGGTATGGAAGGGATGTTCAGACAGCTGGGAATTTACTCACCCTATGGACAGCTTTATGAACCCCAGGATTCACAGTCGGTCATGTGGTACAAGGAAGATAAAAAGGGACAGATTCTGGAAGAGGGAATCAACGAAGCCGGAGCCTTCTCATCCTGGCTGGCTGCCGGAACAGCATATTCCCATTACGGGATCAACATGGTCCCATTCTATATATTCTACTCAATGTTCGGATTCCAGAGAATAGGTGACCTTGCCTGGCTGGCCGGAGATATCAGGGCTAAGGGATTCCTTATCGGTGCCACATCCGGACGTACAACTCTGAACGGTGAAGGTCTTCAGCATCAGGACGGACACGGTCATGTAATGGCAGGAACCATCCCGAGCTGTATATCCTATGATCCATCCTACTCATATGAACTGGCTGTTATCATCCAGGACGGAATGAGGAGGATGTATGATGATAACGAGAGCATCTTCTACTATATATCTGTAACCAATGAAAACTATGTTCAGCCTGAACTGCCGGTTGGCAGTGAAGAGGGAATCCGAAAGGGAATGTATCTCTTCAGAAAAGCCGCAGGCAAAGGCAAAAATGTTCAGCTGATGGGAAGCGGCAGTATTTTCCAGGAAGTTCTGGCAGCTGCAGAACTGCTGAAGAGTGACTGGAAGGTGGATTCCGATATATGGAGCCTCCCCGGAATCAATCAGCTACACAGAGAGGGAGTCGACTGTGAACGGTGGAATCTGAACCATCCCGAGAAAAAAGCAAAAATACCCTATGTAACGCAGATTATGGAGGGTCATGAAGGACCTGCTGTTATCAGTACTGACTACATCAGGGCCTATCCTGAACAGATCAGAAGGCTTATTCCCAACAGCCTGACAGTTCTTGGAACTGATGGCTACGGCCGCTCGGATACAAGAGAACAGCTCAGACGTTTCTTTGAAATGGACAGATATTATATAACCCTCAATGCCCTGAAAGGACTTGTGGAACAGGGAGATATGGATGCTTCCGTACTGGGTGAAGCCTTAAAGAAATATAATCTGGACAGTGAAAAGTCCAATCCCATGACCGTATAG
- a CDS encoding GIN domain-containing protein, with translation MKRIYPLSLLILLICTSLSAMGMNKEPNFKIGEFHSVQVNIPCTMTIIRGKDFMMDIEADQNRIQELDIYNDQGTLVFKLKERNLLRLFENNNPKITLTMPEWRNIRVSSSADVSSEDYWENGDISVRTSASGDIRLKDVKADTAEIRVSASGDISIGNLDLKGPLELLTSGSGNIEVDSVSCASAKIKSSASGEIDLGDVDAEAGMFELKSSGSGDNSFAAILARNVQLIAQSSGEIRAELNSDSLEVKLSGSGDAKLKGRTGIASLRSSSSGTVDASQMIVGEAAVSGSGSGDIYLKLGTIIREVSFSGSGELITR, from the coding sequence ATGAAAAGAATCTATCCCCTATCCTTACTGATACTGCTGATATGCACATCACTTTCTGCCATGGGCATGAACAAAGAACCGAATTTTAAAATCGGTGAGTTTCACTCAGTTCAGGTAAATATCCCCTGCACAATGACCATTATCAGAGGAAAAGATTTTATGATGGATATTGAGGCAGATCAAAACCGCATACAGGAACTGGATATCTATAACGACCAGGGAACCCTTGTCTTTAAACTGAAAGAGAGGAACCTCCTCAGGCTCTTTGAAAATAATAATCCGAAGATAACCCTGACAATGCCTGAATGGAGAAATATCCGGGTAAGCTCATCTGCAGATGTCAGCTCTGAGGATTATTGGGAAAATGGAGATATTTCTGTCAGAACCTCGGCCTCAGGAGATATCAGATTAAAGGATGTGAAGGCTGATACCGCAGAAATAAGGGTAAGTGCCTCAGGTGATATCTCTATAGGGAATCTCGATCTGAAGGGTCCTCTGGAGCTTTTGACTTCGGGCTCTGGAAATATTGAAGTGGATTCAGTCAGCTGTGCCTCAGCAAAAATCAAAAGCAGTGCGTCAGGAGAGATAGACCTGGGAGATGTGGATGCCGAAGCCGGCATGTTTGAATTAAAATCCAGCGGCTCCGGGGATAATTCATTCGCCGCTATATTGGCAAGGAATGTCCAGCTTATAGCCCAGAGCAGCGGAGAAATCAGAGCTGAGTTGAACTCTGACAGCCTGGAAGTGAAACTTTCGGGAAGCGGTGATGCAAAACTAAAAGGAAGAACCGGAATCGCCAGCCTCCGTTCAAGCAGTTCAGGGACTGTTGATGCATCCCAGATGATAGTCGGAGAGGCTGCTGTTTCAGGTTCAGGCAGTGGAGATATCTATCTCAAACTGGGAACCATAATCAGAGAGGTCAGTTTCTCGGGAAGCGGCGAATTGATCACACGCTGA